The DNA region GCCGCGCCGCTACTCATCCCCACCCGCGTGGAGCAAATTGGCAATTTGCTCCACATCCCCTGCCCACGGCGAGGGCGAGGCCGAAGGCCGGGGGTGAGGTGCACGTGCGCCCCGCCCGATGCTGAAGCATCGGGCTGGGTGTAGGGGCGACCCGCGGGTCGCCCCTACGCGGTGCGCCTCCCCCGCGGTCGTGCCAACCTCGCCCCAGCGTTCGCCTGGTGGGTCGGGGCACGGCACTTTGCCCCTGTTTCCATTCGCGTTTATTCGCGCGATTCGCGGTTCCCTATCCCTTCGGCATGGACGGGCAAAGTGCGGGCTGGGGGTACAGCCCCGGGCCGGAACGCCATGTCTACAAACGCCGCGAAGCGGAGTTAGGGGGCAGATTCGCGTTCATTCGCGTAGATTCTGGCCCCGCGCGCCGTTTGGACTGTTTGGATTGCTGAAGCCGCGCTTCAGCAGTCCAAACGGCGGATACTCCACTCGGCGGAATTCCGCGCGTTCTTCCGGCGTGCGTAGCCTGCCGTCGTGGGTGCGCCAGGGGATAGTGGCATCCAGGCCCATCTTGCTGGTGCGGGTTTTCTGGCCGGGCGCGTGGTGCGCCGAGGGATCCAGCGAACTGCCCGGCTCGTCGGGCAGGACGATGAGGTCGTGTGCTGCCTGAAACCGCGTGGCGATGGCCCATTCCACCTGCGCGGGGCTGTGGATGTCTATGTCCTCGTCCACGACGACCACGTGCTTGAGCGAACCGTGGCCCCGGAAGGCTGCCTCAATCGCCCTCCTGCCGTCGTCCTCATGCCGCTTGCGAATCTGCACCACGGCGTGGAGCCACGACGTGCCGCCGGGGGTGATGAGCACGTCCACACATTCGGCGACCTTGCTCACCTCAGCGAAGATGGTAGGCTCACGAGGCATCCCCATCAGCAGTTTGTGCTCGCTCCTGCCCGGCAGCAGCGCGTGGTAGATGGGGTTCCTGCGGTGGGTAATGCACTGAATCTCCACCACGGGCTGCTGGCGCACGATGTCCCACGTCTCCGTCAGGTCTATGAACGGCCCCTCGGCCGCGTATTCGCCCGTGAAGCGGCCCTCAAGGACATACTCGGCGTCGGCGGGGACCTCCAAGTCCACGGTCTTGCAGCGCACGACGGGCGTCGGGATGAGCGCGTTGGCAATGCCCAATTCGTCCACGCCCTTGGGCGGCGACATGGCGGCGGCCAACAGAACGGCAGGCGACACGCCGATGCAGATGGCCACATCCAGGCGCCCCCCCGTCTTGGCGAGGGCGGTGGCCGTGCCGCGTCCCTCCACCACCCGCGCCGCGAAGCGGTCGGGGCCGATCTGCATCAGGCGATGGAACGACATGTTGCGGCCCAGGTCGGGATCGCGGATGATGGCCACGCCCGACGTGATGTACGGCCCACCATCGCCACGGATGTGCGTCAGGATGGGGATGGCGTCCAGGTTCACGGCGGGCTCCACCACCTCCTGGCAGGGCGCATGGGCGACGACGGGCGGGGGCGTGGGATTCGCCAACGCGCGGGCGAGCGCCGCCAGCAGGTTGAGGCGCTCCACGCCCAGGCTGCGGGCGAGCAAATCGCGGTCGCTGCACACGCCAACGAGGACGGGGACGTCGTAGCCCTTCACGCGGCGGAAGAGCACCGTCTGCCCGTCCATGTCCGCCGCCACCGCCGCCAGTTCCAGGTATCGGTCCACCTCGCTGTCCACGTAGGCAAGCCTGCCCGCCTGTTCGGCCAGCCGAATGAAGTCGCGCACACTCACGGTTCGTCCTCCGACGGCGCTGGCCCCTCCCACCGTCGGTACAGGCTGTGCGGCAGGTTCAGCGCGTCCAAAATCTTGCCCACCACGAAGTCCACCATGTCGTCCAGGGTTTGCGGGCGGAAGTAGAACGCCATGTTCGGCGGCAGGACGATGGCGCCGGCCATCTTCGCCAAGCGCATGTTCTCAATCGCCGCGAGCGAGAGGGGCGTCTCGCGCGGGACCAGCACCAGCCGCCGCCCCGTGCGAAGCACGTTATCGGCAGCGCGGCCGATGAGGTTGGAACTGAGACCGTGCGCCACCATCGCCAGCGTCTTCATGGAGCACGGGACGATGACCATCCCGTCGGCCAGGAACGACGACGAGGCCAGCGGCGAACCCCACTCATCCTCGCCATAGAGGGCTGTGGCGGGTAGGTCCTCGCGGCCCAGTTCGTGCCGAAGCACCGTGCGGGCCGCGTCCGACACGATGAGGTGCGTTTCGTGGCCCGCCAGGTGCTCCAGCAATCGGGCGGCCAGGACGGCCCCCGATGCACCGGTAACCGCCACGATGAGCCTCATTACTACGAGACCTCCGTGATGATCACGCGATTCGCGCCGGCGAGCCGCAGGAACATATCCACCCGCCCGCGGGTTTCGGGTGTAACCAGCGCAATGAGGTTGCCGCCCCTGCCCGCGCCCGAGAGTTTCGCGCCCAGCGCGCCGCCATCCAGCGCGGCCTGCGCCAGGCGGTCCAGTTCCGGGCACGACACGCCCATAGCCTGCAGCAGCGCGTGATTACGGTTCATCAAATCGCCCAGGCGCGGCAGGTCGCCCATTTCTATCGCGCCGCGCCCCTGGTAGGCGATCTCGGCGATCTCGTCAAACAGGAACTCGTACTGGCCCAGGTTGGCCTCGTAACGACGGCGCACATCGGCGACAACGTCTTTCGTCTCGCTGGCGATGCCCGTGTCGGCGATGGCCAGCAGGAACGGCGTCTTCACCCAGAAGATCTCCAGCGTCCGCCCGCGGACGAAGTACACGGGCTTGCCGAAGGCGATGACGGTGTTGTCCACGCCGCTGGGCGTGCCGTGGTACAGTTTCTCGGCCTCGTACACCAGATCCGAGACCGCCCTGGACGTGAGGTGCTTGCCGAAATAGCGCGCAAGCGCGCGGACAATGGCGGTGGAAACGGCGGCCCCGCTGCCCAGCCCCCGCGCGATAGGAATGGTGGACTGCACAGAGATGAGGATGTCGGGCTGGGGCGGGATTTCCAGGCGGGCCAGGGTCTTCCACACGACGGCCGCCAGCGGGTCATCGGCGAGCGCCGATGACAGCGGGTAGCGCAACTCCAGGTCGCGGGCCTCCAGGACGACGCCTTGCCCCGGCGCGCCCAGACTGACCTCGGCCCGCGCCTGCACCTCAAAGACCGGCACCGCGATGGCGGGTCGCCCGTACACCACCGCGTGCTCGCCGAACAGAATCACCTTCCCTGGAGCCGTTCCCACGGCTTTGGCCTTGCTCCCAACGGTCATTACACCCTCCCGATGGCGCGCCTGACAGTATAGCACGCCCCCCGCCCGTGGGCAAGGACGCCGGGGGCCTTTCGGCCCAGCCTGCTGGCGATGGGCAAAGGTGCGCAGGCCAAAGAAATCGGGGGCAGGTATGGAAACCTGCCCTACACCCGCTATCCACGAATAACACGAATCCACACGAATAGAATACACGTAGGGCGGCTTTCCATAGCCGCCGGACGAGGGGCAGGTATGGAAACCTGCCCTACACCTGCGCTTGGTTCCACCTTGTTCGCCAACACAGGAGGGAGCCGCATCCCCCACGGTGGCGCGCGACTGGCGGAAAAGCGCAAAAAGCGGTATAATTGTAGGTGAGCGTCTCTTGAGTTGGGTGCGAATCGGAAGTGGGCAAGGAACTTGTGGATTACTACCGGGTGCTCCAGGTGGACCCGGAGGCCGACCCCGATGTGGTGGAAGCGGCATACAAGCGATTGGCGCGGAAGTACCATCCGGATTTGAATCCCGACCCGGATGCGAATCAGCGCATGCAGGAAATCAACCTGGCCTACGAGGTGCTGGGAGACCCGGAGAAGCGCGCCGAGTACCACCAGCAGTGGCAACGCGTGTACGGCAGCCAGCATTACGCGGCGAGAGCGACCGTCTCGCCGTGGTTGGGCGGCGTGCGCCCGTCGGTTACGCTGACACCCGAGCGGGTGCAGTTTGACGGCGTACAGCGAGGCCAGGTGGTGGACGCCGAGGTAACGATCTCGCTGAGCCGCGCCGGGCGCTTCCATGGCGAGATGCTCCCCCACCAGTCGTGGATTCGCGCGAAGGTGGCCAGCCGCCGCAAAGGCGCGGTGGTCATTCGCATCACGGTGGACACGTCCGACCTGCGCGGTGGCGTAACCTACGAGGGGAGCGTCGCCATCACGTCGCTGTTGTACGGCACGGTGCTCATCCCCGTGCGGGTCGCCGTCGCCCCAGAGCCGCGCCCCATCCTTAAGGTGGAACCCCTTTGGCTGGACGCGGGCACCGTCCGCCGCTCCGACGCGCCCATCACTATGACGCTGCACGTGCGCAACGTGGGCGAAGGCGCATTTGAGGGCGAAATCCGCGTCAAGCACGGCTGGCTCGCGGTGAATCGCGACGAGTTCCGGGGCGACCACACCGAAATCACGGTAACGCTGACCCCGTCGGGCCTGAAGCCCGGCCGGAATTACACCGGCAAGATTGAGGTCATCTCCAACGGCGGCATGACTACCGTCCCTGTCAAGGTTATGGTGCAGCAAGAACTTCCAGACCTGCCGCCCGCCGACAGCGACGAGTACTGGCCTGCCGTCCTGTCGCACCTCAAACCGGAGAACGCATGGGAGAAAGACTTCGTGGCGCAGATGAAGGCCCTCTCCAAAATGCGTGGATGGAAACCGGCGGCCAGCCAGCAGTCCACGATCCTGTACATGTTCGCGCGGGACGTGGACAAGTAGACACCCCTACCCCAAGGAGCACTTTCGGTAAGCCTATGGACATCGGTATCGTTCGCAAAGTGGACATTGACGCCGAGATGCGCGGCGCATACCTGGACTACGCCATGAGCGTCATCGTGTCGCGCGCCCTGCCTGACGTGCGCGACGGGCTGAAGCCCGTGCACCGGCGCATCCTGTACGCCATGCACGACATGGGGCTGCGCTCGGATCGCCCGTACAAGAAGAGCGCCCGCATTGTCGGCGAAGTCCTGGGCAAGTACCACCCCCATGGCGACGCCGCCGTGTACGACGCCATGGCCCGCATGGCGCAGGACTTCTCCATGCGCTACGTGCTGGTGGATGGGCAGGGCAACTTCGGCTCCATTGACGGCGACAGCCCGGCCGCCATGCGCTACACCGAGGCGCGCCTGTCGCCCATGGCCGAAGAGATGCTCGCCGACATTGACAAAGAGACCGTGGACTTTGTGGACAACTTTGACGGCTCGCTCAAGGAGCCGTCGGTGTTGCCCTCTCGCATCCCGAACCTGCTGCTCAACGGGGCCTCGGGCATCGCCGTCGGCATGGCCACCAACATCCCCCCGCACAACCTGGGCGAACTGTGCGACGCCATCACGTTCGTCATTGAGCAGTACGCGCGCCTGGACGAAATCACGGTGGATGAGTTGATGGCGCACCTGCCGGGGCCTGACTTCCCGACGGGCGGCATCATCCTGGGAACCGAGGGCATCCGCGCCGCCTACGCCAAAGGCACCGGGCGCATCACCGTGCGGGCCAAAACCGTCATTGAGGAGATGCGCGGGGGGCGATTCCGCATCCAGGTAACCGAACTGCCCTACCAGGTGAACAAGTCCAGCCTGCTGGAGCGCATCGCCGACCTGGTGCGCAGCGGCCGCATTGACGGGATCGCCGACCTGCGGGACGAATCCGATCGCAGCGGCATGAGCATCGTGATTGAACTCAAGCGCGGCGCGTCGCCCCGGACGGTGCTCAATCAACTGCTGAAGTTCACGCCCATGCAGAGCACCTACGGCATCAACATGCTGGCGCTGGTGGACGGCGAGCCGCGCGTCCTGTCGCTGAAGCGGGCCATCGCGCTGTACATTGAGCATCGGCGGGACGTCATCACGCGGCGCTGCCGCTACGACCTGGACAAGGCGCGGGCGCGCGCCCACGTCCTTGAGGGCCTGCGGATTGCGCTGGACTTCCTGGACGAGGTGATTCGCACCATTCGCCAGTCGCCCGACGCCGACACGGCGCAGGCGGAGCTGGTGCGGCGGTTCAAACTCACCGAGATTCAGGCCCGCGCCATCTTGGATATGCAGTTGCGGCGACTGGCGGCCCTGGAGCGCCAGAAGATTGAGGACGAGTACGCCGAGGTGCGCCGCACCATCGCCTACCTAGAGGACATCCTGGCGAACCCGCAGAAGATTCTGACCCTCATCCGCCAGGACCTGGCCGACATCAAGGCGAAGTACGGCGACGCCCGCCGCACGCATATTTCCGCGGAGGAAGCCGCCGAACTCAGCGATGAGGATTTGGTGGCGCGCGAGGACGTGCTCATCACCATCACGCAGCGCGGGTATGTCAAGCGCGTGCCCCTGAAAGCCTACCGCGCCCAGGCTCGCGGCGGCCGCGGCGTGGCCGGAATCACCACCCGCGAGGAGGACGCCGTCCAGTTCATCCTGGCCGCGACGACCATGGACTACATCCTGTTCTTCACTAATCGCGGGCGGGCTTTCGGCCTTCGGGCGCACCAAATCCCCGACGCATCCCGCCAGGCCAAGGGCGTCCACATGGCCAACCTGCTGGCGCTGGACGAGGGGGAATCGGCCACTGCCGCCGTGGCCGTGCCCGACTTCCAGCAGGCCGAATACCTCGTCATGGCGACGCGCAACGGCAAGGTCAAGCGAACCCCCCTGGCCGAATTCGCGGCGGTGCGGCCCAGCGGCATCATCGCCTTGAACCTGGAGGAGGGGGACGCGCTCCACTGGGTGCGCCTTACCCGCGGCGGCCAGGAGATCATCCTGGTTACCGAGGGCGGCCAGGGCATCCGCTTCAGCGAGGAATCGGTGCGGCCCATGGGCCGAAGCGCAGGCGGCGTGATGGGCATCCGCCTGGCCAAGGGCGATCACGTAACCAGCATGACCATCGCCGAACCTGGCGGCGACCTGCTCATCGTAACGACGAGGGGCTACGGCAAGCGCATTCCCCTGGAGGACATCCCCTTGCAGGGCAGGAACGGGCGCGGCGTGAGGGTGCAAGCCCGCAACCAGAAGGTAACCGGGCCGGTTACTTCTGCACGGGTCGTGCAGCCGGACGACGAAATCACCGTCGTCTCCACCGAGGGAATGGTGCTGCGCACGCCTGTGCAGAGTATCCCCCGGGCGGGGCGTGCGGCTAGAGGCGCACGGGTCATTGACATCCGCGGCGATGACGAGGTGGCCGCCGTCGCCCGCCTGGAAAGCGACCGCGCCACGCCTCCCAACGGCGCTGCGGAATCGGAGGGCAACGGCGATGCTACCGCGGCCGGTCATCCTGATCCATGATCTGGGCGGCTCGCCCCAGGATTGGGATCGG from Chloroflexota bacterium includes:
- the gyrA gene encoding DNA gyrase subunit A, with protein sequence MDIGIVRKVDIDAEMRGAYLDYAMSVIVSRALPDVRDGLKPVHRRILYAMHDMGLRSDRPYKKSARIVGEVLGKYHPHGDAAVYDAMARMAQDFSMRYVLVDGQGNFGSIDGDSPAAMRYTEARLSPMAEEMLADIDKETVDFVDNFDGSLKEPSVLPSRIPNLLLNGASGIAVGMATNIPPHNLGELCDAITFVIEQYARLDEITVDELMAHLPGPDFPTGGIILGTEGIRAAYAKGTGRITVRAKTVIEEMRGGRFRIQVTELPYQVNKSSLLERIADLVRSGRIDGIADLRDESDRSGMSIVIELKRGASPRTVLNQLLKFTPMQSTYGINMLALVDGEPRVLSLKRAIALYIEHRRDVITRRCRYDLDKARARAHVLEGLRIALDFLDEVIRTIRQSPDADTAQAELVRRFKLTEIQARAILDMQLRRLAALERQKIEDEYAEVRRTIAYLEDILANPQKILTLIRQDLADIKAKYGDARRTHISAEEAAELSDEDLVAREDVLITITQRGYVKRVPLKAYRAQARGGRGVAGITTREEDAVQFILAATTMDYILFFTNRGRAFGLRAHQIPDASRQAKGVHMANLLALDEGESATAAVAVPDFQQAEYLVMATRNGKVKRTPLAEFAAVRPSGIIALNLEEGDALHWVRLTRGGQEIILVTEGGQGIRFSEESVRPMGRSAGGVMGIRLAKGDHVTSMTIAEPGGDLLIVTTRGYGKRIPLEDIPLQGRNGRGVRVQARNQKVTGPVTSARVVQPDDEITVVSTEGMVLRTPVQSIPRAGRAARGARVIDIRGDDEVAAVARLESDRATPPNGAAESEGNGDATAAGHPDP
- a CDS encoding UbiX family flavin prenyltransferase; amino-acid sequence: MRLIVAVTGASGAVLAARLLEHLAGHETHLIVSDAARTVLRHELGREDLPATALYGEDEWGSPLASSSFLADGMVIVPCSMKTLAMVAHGLSSNLIGRAADNVLRTGRRLVLVPRETPLSLAAIENMRLAKMAGAIVLPPNMAFYFRPQTLDDMVDFVVGKILDALNLPHSLYRRWEGPAPSEDEP
- the mvk gene encoding mevalonate kinase; this translates as MTVGSKAKAVGTAPGKVILFGEHAVVYGRPAIAVPVFEVQARAEVSLGAPGQGVVLEARDLELRYPLSSALADDPLAAVVWKTLARLEIPPQPDILISVQSTIPIARGLGSGAAVSTAIVRALARYFGKHLTSRAVSDLVYEAEKLYHGTPSGVDNTVIAFGKPVYFVRGRTLEIFWVKTPFLLAIADTGIASETKDVVADVRRRYEANLGQYEFLFDEIAEIAYQGRGAIEMGDLPRLGDLMNRNHALLQAMGVSCPELDRLAQAALDGGALGAKLSGAGRGGNLIALVTPETRGRVDMFLRLAGANRVIITEVS
- a CDS encoding DnaJ domain-containing protein, giving the protein MDYYRVLQVDPEADPDVVEAAYKRLARKYHPDLNPDPDANQRMQEINLAYEVLGDPEKRAEYHQQWQRVYGSQHYAARATVSPWLGGVRPSVTLTPERVQFDGVQRGQVVDAEVTISLSRAGRFHGEMLPHQSWIRAKVASRRKGAVVIRITVDTSDLRGGVTYEGSVAITSLLYGTVLIPVRVAVAPEPRPILKVEPLWLDAGTVRRSDAPITMTLHVRNVGEGAFEGEIRVKHGWLAVNRDEFRGDHTEITVTLTPSGLKPGRNYTGKIEVISNGGMTTVPVKVMVQQELPDLPPADSDEYWPAVLSHLKPENAWEKDFVAQMKALSKMRGWKPAASQQSTILYMFARDVDK
- a CDS encoding UbiD family decarboxylase translates to MSVRDFIRLAEQAGRLAYVDSEVDRYLELAAVAADMDGQTVLFRRVKGYDVPVLVGVCSDRDLLARSLGVERLNLLAALARALANPTPPPVVAHAPCQEVVEPAVNLDAIPILTHIRGDGGPYITSGVAIIRDPDLGRNMSFHRLMQIGPDRFAARVVEGRGTATALAKTGGRLDVAICIGVSPAVLLAAAMSPPKGVDELGIANALIPTPVVRCKTVDLEVPADAEYVLEGRFTGEYAAEGPFIDLTETWDIVRQQPVVEIQCITHRRNPIYHALLPGRSEHKLLMGMPREPTIFAEVSKVAECVDVLITPGGTSWLHAVVQIRKRHEDDGRRAIEAAFRGHGSLKHVVVVDEDIDIHSPAQVEWAIATRFQAAHDLIVLPDEPGSSLDPSAHHAPGQKTRTSKMGLDATIPWRTHDGRLRTPEERAEFRRVEYPPFGLLKRGFSNPNSPNGARGQNLRE